The Ornithorhynchus anatinus isolate Pmale09 chromosome X5, mOrnAna1.pri.v4, whole genome shotgun sequence nucleotide sequence TCCTGGGCGACTTCATCTAACCCGCTTCCCAGCTGAGGAGCCGGAGGCCCCACGGGCTTCTGGAAGACACTGTCGTACTCACTTCCCAGCCAAGGAGCCTGTGGCCCTGCTGGCTACTGGTAGGTAACAGTTTCACTGGCTTCCCAGCTCGGGAACTGGGACCCCAGGGTTTCTGGGAGACGCAATCTCCCCCGCTAGGCCCTTATAGATGCCTGACTTCCTCTCACCGCAGCCGTAGGCCTTGTTGGCCTGGAGCATGTGGGCGGCGTCCTTGGCGGCCCCCTTGCCGATGAGGTGGCTGTATTTGTCCTTGTAGTCGGTGTTGGGGTTCACCACCGCCGGGCCCCTCGAGGCCTCTTCCTCCGCTTCCCGTTGGGCCAGctcctgaagggaaggagaggagcgggatgggcacgggggccggggagagtgggggccggggagagcagggggtgggcatggcgggggagaggggagagggggcaggcggCCATACCTTGAGTCGCCGCTGCTCCTCCGCCCGTTGCGGGTCCCACTCCTCTCCCCGGCGGTACGAGTCCAGCTCGGCGTCTGAGGGGGCGAACTCctgatgggggaagggggcggcgatGGAGgcttgggggggagagagaccaccCGGGACTTCCCCCCACCAAGTAGccactctttcctcccacctACTCATAATGCCAGGCCTCAGGGGCTGCAGCCGCCAACTCCCACCCCTCAACCTCCCGCCTtctttgcctgcctcccccagaaCTGCCAGAAGCCCACTTCCTCCGGGAAGTCTCCCCAGAGTCCTCCCATCCAGTCCGGCTGGGCCACGGTGGGCGGGTTTTTCCAtcacccttctcctctgcctcccggggtgCCCCCGCACCTTTTTGAAAATCATGACGTAGCGGCTGTCGTCATCCTCGccgaaggagaaggaggtgaggccGGCCACCTCTACCACGTCGTGGCTGGTGtggcgggagagaggggggagtggTCAGTAGGTGGCCTTATTTTGGGCCGGTCTCCAGCCAGGGACCTGAGGAAGGGTCCAAGAGCCAGGAGATGTGGTCTCCGCCCCCCGGGAAGGCCTGGCATTTTGGGGGTACGCCGGGACGACACACTCAGGAAACCAATCCCGGGGAGCAACCCGGCAGCCCCACTCTGACATCTCGGGGAGTCAACGGCCGGGAGAGGTCAGGCCCCCCACCCCTGACATCTCAAAGGAGGGCCGATGGCAGGGAGAGGTCGGGGACCCAAGCATCCTGGCCCCCACCTCCCGACATCTCAGAGGGCTGGACCCCGGACCCGGGCAACCCAGCCCCCGGCTCCGCCCTCGCCCCCAACGTACAGGATGCTCCGCTCGATCTTGTTCATGGGCTGAAACTTGCGCTTGGTCTGGGCGCTGTCTTGGATGAAGTCTGACACTTCCTTCTCCATCTGCcctcggggggaggaggggtagaccgtgagcccccacgtgcaacgcttagtacggtgcttggcattcgtaagca carries:
- the SPAG7 gene encoding sperm-associated antigen 7, which translates into the protein MADLLGSILSSMEKPPSVGDQESRRKAREQAARLKRLQEQEKRQKAEFRKRMEKEVSDFIQDSAQTKRKFQPMNKIERSILHDVVEVAGLTSFSFGEDDDSRYVMIFKKEFAPSDAELDSYRRGEEWDPQRAEEQRRLKELAQREAEEEASRGPAVVNPNTDYKDKYSHLIGKGAAKDAAHMLQANKAYGCVPVANKRDTRSIEEAMNEIRAKKRLRQSGEEGPAAS